The following proteins are encoded in a genomic region of Gimesia algae:
- a CDS encoding sugar transferase, giving the protein MDDFKLSQQSAEKLNVSQGGPHFDPQLMAQHQKVPEAETKTGYFLKRPLDLLFSSLALVILSPLFLLIAGLIKLTSPGPVFFRQKRLGVNEKPFMILKFRSMRSGSEKTGSQFTKANDSRITAVGKLIRKTSLDELPQLINIFRGEMSLIGPRPYIGFELKDASTANRVIRSSVRPGISGLAQVSGRSALSQKEVITFDLNYVEQCSLGLDFKIVCQTLQKVISCDGSN; this is encoded by the coding sequence ATGGACGATTTTAAACTGTCACAACAATCGGCTGAAAAACTCAATGTCAGTCAGGGGGGGCCACATTTTGATCCTCAACTGATGGCTCAACACCAAAAAGTGCCAGAGGCTGAAACCAAAACAGGGTATTTTCTGAAGCGTCCTCTTGATCTGCTGTTTAGCAGTCTGGCTTTGGTGATTTTGTCTCCCCTGTTTCTACTGATTGCCGGCCTGATCAAGCTCACATCTCCAGGACCAGTCTTTTTCAGACAGAAACGGCTGGGAGTGAATGAAAAACCTTTCATGATTCTGAAATTTCGTTCGATGCGATCAGGATCTGAAAAAACAGGATCTCAATTTACGAAAGCCAATGATTCCCGCATTACTGCGGTTGGAAAGCTGATCCGCAAAACCAGTCTGGATGAACTGCCTCAGTTGATAAATATATTTCGCGGGGAAATGAGTTTGATTGGACCTCGACCTTACATCGGATTTGAACTGAAAGATGCATCAACTGCAAACCGGGTCATTCGGTCCAGTGTTCGGCCAGGGATTTCGGGGCTGGCTCAGGTTTCTGGACGCAGTGCTTTGTCTCAGAAAGAGGTGATCACATTTGATCTAAATTATGTAGAGCAATGCAGTCTTGGACTCGATTTTAAAATCGTATGTCAAACTCTACAGAAAGTGATCTCATGTGACGGTAGTAATTGA
- the asnB gene encoding asparagine synthase (glutamine-hydrolyzing) encodes MCGIIGGYDREQRPFGTELAERACERMVHRGPDDRGIFEADGMLVGNQRLSILDLAGGHQPMFSDDGQIIVVQNGEIYNFQELAKTLNCRTGCDTEVILRLYERDGEEFVKQLNGMFAIAILDRRKQCLLLYRDRIGQKPLYLHDDGTRLLFASEIKSLFAMGVKAEMNWEGFDAYLTYNFVPPPITLYQNITHLMPGHLLKVTREGTEVRRWWNLAEKPVECRSESAWSEEIIETLRAAVNIRLRADVPVGAFLSGGIDSSSVVSLMSQELPHPVQTFCIGFDDPRFDESLYAQELADLFRARHTCDIVSPNLTSSWPLTLYHNDQPHGDVSFMPTYRVSQLARKAVKVVLTGDGGDELFAGYDVHRNFFAKQDLTLPREQIEAAYISAISLLQPADKLKLYSSSARQQLAGGDASHFARSHLQEFRHLDPINQALALDTRMLLPGNNLVKPDKMAMAVSLEPRAPYLDYRMVDLAFRIPGSLKLRNGVTKSILKKACESILPEKIIYRKKQMFTVPIGEWFKRELSPFVNEVLLSERSLERRMFQPERVRQMISEHQTEKVNHTRAIRALLALELWQRTFIDQTFDHAPTYAELGVYSSVELGTGSSVAA; translated from the coding sequence ATGTGTGGGATTATTGGCGGATATGATCGCGAACAGCGGCCGTTTGGAACAGAGCTGGCCGAGCGAGCTTGCGAACGCATGGTTCACCGGGGGCCAGATGATCGGGGTATCTTCGAAGCGGACGGAATGCTGGTGGGAAATCAGCGTCTCTCAATCCTTGATCTGGCAGGTGGCCATCAACCCATGTTTTCTGATGACGGGCAGATCATTGTCGTTCAGAATGGGGAAATTTATAACTTTCAGGAACTGGCAAAAACCCTGAATTGCCGCACCGGTTGTGATACCGAAGTCATTCTTCGACTATATGAACGCGATGGGGAAGAGTTCGTTAAACAGCTGAATGGTATGTTTGCGATTGCAATTCTTGATCGGCGAAAACAGTGTCTCCTGTTGTACCGTGATCGAATCGGCCAGAAGCCGCTGTATTTGCATGATGATGGAACACGTCTGCTGTTCGCTTCCGAAATCAAGTCTCTGTTTGCGATGGGTGTGAAAGCAGAGATGAACTGGGAAGGCTTCGATGCGTATCTCACGTACAATTTTGTGCCTCCTCCCATCACTCTGTATCAAAATATTACCCATTTAATGCCGGGGCATCTGCTCAAGGTAACTCGAGAGGGAACCGAAGTCAGACGCTGGTGGAATCTGGCAGAAAAACCAGTGGAATGTCGATCGGAGTCAGCCTGGTCAGAAGAAATCATTGAAACACTGCGGGCTGCGGTCAATATTCGACTTCGCGCCGATGTGCCTGTAGGTGCCTTTCTGTCGGGAGGAATCGACAGTTCTTCTGTGGTTTCTCTAATGAGTCAGGAACTGCCTCATCCCGTGCAGACATTTTGTATCGGCTTTGATGATCCTCGATTTGATGAATCACTTTATGCTCAAGAGCTGGCAGATTTATTTCGGGCCCGGCATACCTGTGATATCGTGAGTCCAAATTTAACATCAAGCTGGCCCTTAACTTTATATCACAATGATCAGCCCCATGGGGATGTCTCATTCATGCCCACTTACCGGGTAAGTCAACTGGCGCGAAAAGCAGTCAAAGTCGTTCTGACCGGGGATGGAGGAGATGAGCTGTTTGCCGGCTACGACGTCCATCGGAACTTTTTTGCGAAGCAGGATCTCACGCTTCCCCGCGAGCAAATTGAAGCGGCCTACATCAGTGCGATCAGCCTGTTGCAACCTGCTGATAAGCTAAAACTCTATTCATCATCTGCCAGACAGCAGTTGGCAGGGGGAGATGCAAGCCATTTCGCCCGTTCTCATTTACAGGAATTCCGCCATCTGGATCCCATCAACCAGGCACTGGCCTTGGATACCCGGATGTTACTGCCCGGTAACAACCTGGTGAAACCCGATAAAATGGCAATGGCTGTTTCTCTGGAGCCACGTGCGCCTTATCTGGATTATCGCATGGTCGATCTGGCGTTTCGCATACCTGGCTCCCTGAAATTGAGGAATGGTGTAACGAAATCGATTCTTAAGAAAGCCTGCGAATCAATTCTACCCGAGAAGATTATTTATCGTAAAAAACAGATGTTTACGGTACCAATCGGAGAATGGTTTAAACGTGAATTATCCCCGTTTGTCAATGAAGTTCTGCTCTCAGAGCGATCACTGGAACGAAGAATGTTCCAGCCGGAACGGGTCCGGCAAATGATCAGCGAGCATCAGACTGAAAAGGTCAACCATACACGTGCCATTCGGGCGCTGCTGGCTTTGGAGCTCTGGCAACGTACTTTTATTGATCAGACGTTTGACCATGCACCAACCTATGCAGAACTGGGGGTCTACAGCTCCGTCGAACTGGGAACCGGCTCTTCTGTTGCCGCCTGA